Proteins encoded within one genomic window of Edaphobacter lichenicola:
- a CDS encoding ATP-binding protein yields the protein MGGQIWLGAISNAETTQIVVRDNRNGMTKETLRNLFQPSYSTKGDLGNGLGLYIL from the coding sequence GCAAATTTGGCTTGGCGCAATTTCGAACGCCGAGACGACGCAGATTGTTGTTAGGGACAATAGAAATGGGATGACCAAGGAGACTCTCAGAAATCTCTTCCAGCCTTCCTACAGTACGAAGGGAGATCTCGGGAATGGTCTGGGTCTCTATATTTTGTGA